The following proteins are co-located in the Candidatus Dormiibacterota bacterium genome:
- a CDS encoding LuxR C-terminal-related transcriptional regulator yields MSTASPALSRREREVAALVAEGLSNREIAERLFISERTAEGHLEQIRNKLRFKSRAQVAAWVAADSTRLAPAAPLPRAQSTVRAPSRPRLRPGWLWAVGGLMVAVSAGLLLFAAMRPSLLADKPSGPRITTFAGTGRAAVSQDGSAPSATDLAAVAGITVSQNGDVYLADAYRIRMVHDNAVSTVAGSSNNYPGYSGDGGPALQAQLSISEAGAYAINRGTAGLALDQAGDLYLTDTGNNRVRKVTSGNIRLISTVVNGPEPRGCATDPQGDVFVAETGANLVVKVDASGAVTTVAGTGRAGWSGDGGQATSAELSAPEGLAVDQQGNLYIADAGNDRVRKVTPDGVITTIAGNGSTGSAGDGGRAVKAELFIPTGLAVDAHGILYIADSANNRVRKVDLAGNISTLVGTGQAGYAGDSGPAAAAQLNNPVALAVDGAGNLYIADLGNNRVRLVRLVSG; encoded by the coding sequence ATGAGCACGGCCTCGCCAGCCCTATCCCGGCGCGAACGCGAGGTCGCGGCACTCGTCGCCGAAGGCCTGAGCAACCGCGAGATCGCCGAGCGCCTCTTCATCTCGGAGCGCACCGCCGAGGGTCATCTCGAGCAGATCCGCAACAAGCTTCGATTCAAGTCTCGGGCGCAGGTTGCCGCCTGGGTTGCCGCCGACTCTACCCGGTTGGCACCGGCGGCCCCCCTGCCGCGAGCGCAATCAACAGTCCGGGCCCCAAGTAGGCCCCGACTCCGACCGGGCTGGTTATGGGCGGTTGGCGGGCTGATGGTCGCGGTTTCGGCGGGCCTCCTCCTCTTCGCTGCCATGCGTCCGTCACTCCTCGCCGACAAGCCCTCTGGTCCGCGCATCACGACCTTCGCTGGCACCGGTCGGGCGGCTGTTTCGCAGGATGGCTCCGCACCCAGTGCCACCGATCTCGCCGCTGTCGCCGGCATTACGGTGAGTCAGAACGGGGATGTCTACTTAGCCGACGCCTATCGGATTCGCATGGTGCATGACAACGCTGTCTCCACGGTGGCCGGCAGCAGCAACAACTACCCAGGCTACTCAGGCGACGGCGGCCCGGCACTGCAGGCTCAGCTGTCAATTTCGGAAGCGGGGGCGTATGCGATCAACCGCGGGACCGCGGGGCTGGCTCTCGACCAGGCCGGAGACCTCTACCTCACCGACACCGGTAACAACCGCGTGAGGAAAGTCACGTCAGGCAATATCCGTCTGATATCGACTGTAGTAAACGGTCCAGAACCCAGGGGATGCGCGACTGACCCGCAGGGAGACGTGTTCGTGGCGGAGACCGGCGCAAACCTGGTCGTCAAGGTGGATGCGAGCGGTGCGGTGACGACCGTTGCGGGGACCGGCCGGGCGGGCTGGAGCGGCGATGGTGGCCAAGCGACCTCTGCCGAGCTCAGCGCGCCAGAAGGCCTCGCTGTCGATCAACAGGGCAACCTCTACATTGCTGACGCGGGCAACGACCGTGTTCGCAAGGTCACCCCTGACGGCGTAATCACCACCATCGCCGGCAATGGCAGCACTGGATCCGCAGGCGACGGTGGCCGTGCTGTAAAAGCAGAGCTCTTCATCCCGACCGGGCTCGCTGTGGATGCGCATGGAATCCTCTACATCGCGGATAGCGCCAACAACCGCGTTCGCAAAGTCGATCTCGCCGGCAACATCTCAACCCTGGTCGGAACAGGGCAGGCCGGCTACGCAGGTGATAGCGGACCGGCCGCCGCGGCCCAGCTCAACAACCCGGTGGCCCTGGCGGTTGATGGCGCCGGGAACCTGTATATCGCTGATCTAGGAAACAACCGGGTGCGGCTGGTTCGCCTCGTGAGCGGCTGA
- a CDS encoding peptide ABC transporter substrate-binding protein, with the protein MLALRRTALLAATALVVVACQPAGPPPKELATTQILRLAIASDISSLAPLDPPQIGPGFTYAIGTNIFGGLYRFNDHLRLVPDIASGSPDVSTDGRTYTFHLRQNVTFSNGDPVTSADFVYSWNRAAPAQNYSNFTFGAIDGYHAIVDAASAKQPIPPLTGLSAPDARTLVVHLTAPTSDFLATLALPGAWVVDAKAIAAGGQATWWTNPDGLVGTGPFRLTARTRNESLVFTPVPHWWGGSTGELTRVELQVLPPGASQWQAYQTGKVDVLGFAAPVSAAGLPELTSSLGPQLRNLASDPVHRAEIHTWPFGHTDWVGFNFQAGPFSGAQGRDLRQAFSQAIDRSALAQAVCENGWICTPANGGLITKGLQGYLGDRADTTARFDPATARATIERLDPGGSRLRGLVYTYGPPSPFLESVASNLHDQWKANLGLDIPVHALDPATFFSVALPREQLTLFRGTWVADYDHPKDWFDNLFTTSADQVGNDSTGSGYSNLTVDSVVAAADRLPLDGALAGYQRAGRLLLDDQAMAALFYWSRTELVKPYVDGYGANLLLDYSWTPVRILSH; encoded by the coding sequence ATGCTGGCTCTCCGCCGAACGGCGCTGCTTGCCGCGACAGCGCTCGTGGTGGTCGCCTGCCAGCCGGCGGGGCCGCCGCCCAAGGAGCTTGCCACCACCCAGATCCTGCGACTCGCGATCGCGTCGGACATCAGCAGCCTCGCACCGTTGGACCCGCCGCAGATCGGCCCCGGATTTACGTACGCGATCGGCACCAATATCTTTGGGGGCCTATACCGCTTCAACGACCATCTGCGGCTGGTGCCGGATATTGCGAGCGGCAGCCCGGACGTCTCGACAGACGGCCGGACGTATACGTTCCACCTGCGCCAAAACGTAACGTTCTCAAACGGCGATCCGGTGACATCTGCCGACTTCGTCTACAGCTGGAACCGGGCCGCGCCGGCGCAGAACTACTCAAATTTCACCTTTGGCGCGATCGACGGGTACCACGCGATCGTCGACGCCGCCAGTGCGAAGCAGCCGATCCCACCGCTGACCGGTCTGTCTGCTCCCGATGCGCGCACCCTGGTGGTCCATCTAACCGCCCCCACGAGCGATTTCCTGGCAACGCTCGCACTGCCGGGCGCCTGGGTGGTCGACGCGAAGGCGATCGCGGCGGGCGGCCAGGCGACCTGGTGGACGAACCCGGATGGGCTCGTTGGCACCGGGCCGTTTCGCTTGACAGCTCGAACCCGGAACGAGTCACTGGTCTTCACCCCTGTCCCCCACTGGTGGGGCGGCAGCACCGGAGAATTGACCCGAGTCGAACTGCAGGTTCTCCCACCCGGAGCGAGCCAATGGCAGGCCTACCAGACCGGCAAAGTTGACGTTCTCGGCTTCGCCGCACCGGTTAGCGCGGCTGGACTCCCTGAGCTCACCTCGAGCCTTGGTCCTCAGCTCAGGAACCTGGCCTCGGACCCGGTGCACCGCGCGGAGATCCATACCTGGCCATTTGGTCACACGGATTGGGTCGGTTTTAACTTCCAGGCCGGTCCGTTCTCCGGGGCCCAGGGTCGCGACTTACGCCAGGCCTTCAGCCAGGCGATCGACCGCTCGGCGCTGGCGCAGGCAGTATGCGAGAACGGATGGATCTGTACACCGGCAAACGGTGGCCTTATCACGAAGGGCCTTCAGGGATACCTGGGGGACCGAGCCGACACAACCGCACGCTTCGACCCGGCCACGGCCCGGGCCACGATTGAGCGCCTGGACCCAGGTGGGTCGCGACTGCGCGGACTGGTTTACACGTACGGTCCGCCGTCGCCGTTCCTCGAGAGCGTCGCAAGCAATCTCCACGACCAGTGGAAGGCCAACCTCGGCCTGGACATTCCGGTTCATGCGCTGGACCCGGCGACCTTCTTTTCTGTCGCGTTGCCGCGGGAGCAGCTGACACTCTTCCGGGGCACCTGGGTGGCTGACTATGACCATCCGAAAGACTGGTTCGACAACCTCTTCACTACCTCGGCCGACCAAGTCGGCAACGACAGTACTGGATCCGGATACTCCAATCTCACAGTCGACTCCGTCGTGGCGGCGGCAGACCGCCTGCCGCTGGATGGTGCGCTAGCCGGGTATCAGCGGGCCGGGCGCTTGCTGCTGGACGATCAGGCGATGGCGGCGCTCTTCTACTGGTCGCGGACGGAGCTTGTAAAACCGTACGTCGACGGCTATGGCGCCAATCTGCTTCTCGATTACAGCTGGACGCCGGTCCGTATCCTGTCGCACTGA
- a CDS encoding VOC family protein, which produces MDWKIELVAVPVSAVDRAKAFYVDKVGFNADHDQQVNENLRFVQLTPPGSACSIYIGTGLTKMKPGSIEGLQMVVPDIEIAHKQLAERGVAVSDIEDLSWGRFVYFSDPDGNKWAVQQLPKRN; this is translated from the coding sequence ATGGATTGGAAAATTGAACTGGTGGCGGTGCCGGTATCGGCCGTAGACCGGGCCAAAGCGTTTTACGTGGACAAGGTCGGCTTCAACGCCGATCATGATCAGCAGGTCAACGAGAATTTGCGCTTCGTGCAGCTGACGCCGCCGGGTTCGGCGTGCTCGATCTACATCGGCACCGGATTGACGAAGATGAAGCCCGGGTCAATCGAGGGTCTGCAGATGGTGGTGCCGGATATCGAGATCGCGCACAAGCAGCTTGCCGAGCGCGGTGTCGCGGTCAGCGACATCGAGGACTTGTCGTGGGGCAGGTTCGTGTACTTCAGCGATCCCGACGGCAACAAATGGGCGGTACAACAGTTGCCAAAGCGCAACTAA
- a CDS encoding ester cyclase, which produces MSEENKALIRRSIDAENDEGLAAFDRFYAADWIGWDSRDGSKSSREDMKKEMEVILSGFPDARTDIDDLVADGDKVALRVTVTGTHTKDSKTYGPPTGRRLTFAMIGIDRIASGKIVESWWETSGLGFHYQLTGKPAPSLKQPASR; this is translated from the coding sequence ATGTCCGAAGAGAATAAGGCTCTCATTCGCCGCTCGATTGACGCCGAAAACGACGAAGGCCTCGCAGCCTTCGATCGGTTCTATGCCGCCGATTGGATCGGTTGGGACAGCCGGGATGGCTCGAAGAGTAGTCGCGAGGACATGAAGAAGGAGATGGAGGTCATCCTGTCGGGGTTCCCTGATGCGCGCACCGACATCGACGACCTCGTTGCCGACGGGGACAAAGTTGCTTTACGCGTAACGGTGACCGGCACCCATACTAAGGATTCGAAGACCTACGGTCCGCCGACCGGCAGGCGACTCACGTTCGCGATGATTGGAATCGATCGGATCGCCAGCGGAAAAATCGTGGAGAGCTGGTGGGAGACTAGCGGGCTCGGCTTCCATTACCAGCTAACCGGGAAACCGGCGCCGTCATTGAAGCAGCCGGCGTCCCGGTAG